A single region of the Epinephelus moara isolate mb chromosome 14, YSFRI_EMoa_1.0, whole genome shotgun sequence genome encodes:
- the grhl3 gene encoding grainyhead-like protein 3 homolog, whose product MTKETETLGLVFQSENFNYNRYNNYVMDSWSYLDSPVPEQNHPKPRLHPGDDLTALTMLYEQCKNQKEQKITSCNRTNNICKTERTPSNELAALEASANVMRILSESVPVSHPAQEVLGSKPSTSLPISVPTTSDTYATLTSVVADTYDKQELNIIFDSLLQKWPEPGAFPDPSTETLPYSDPFPEEQPSPVYSGSYTGSPQERFRSEFQFSLGAPVASPYKSSELPMVYLNKGQFYPITLQGVDSSACLGVTKVKTVVMAVFENDKSPEMQLRFWNHWHARQPTAKQRVIDIADYKEVFSGISNIEEVAFNALSFVWNPSEEAKVYIGINSLSTDFSAQKGVKGLPLNLQIDTYDFSSGTNQLLHRAACQVKIFCDKGAERKMRDEERKRSKRRGKADANTNKSLVSSSMGSDSTFFQTLDDHVTQPVLFIPETHINSLQRMAPPMDETDRSSMKRLYPDRDQNSSPPSKLARREDPQRVLLYVRTPAEEVFDALMLNAPTLSGLREAVSEKYGVQKDTIGKIYKKCKRGIFVNMDDNIIEHYTNQSAFLIEMSEVVGGQFQVTLIEV is encoded by the exons ATGACCAAAGAGACTGA GACTCTGGGACTGGTCTTTCAGAGCGAGAACTTCAACTATAACCGTTACAATAACTACGTCATGGACTCCTGGTCCTACCTGGACAGCCCTGTCCCCGAGCAGAACCACCCCAAACCCAGACTCCACCCAGGAGACGACCTGACAGCCTTAACCATGCTTTATGAACAGTGCAAG AACCAGAAAGAGCAGAAGATTACTAGCTGCAACCGCACCAACAACATCTGCAAAACAGAGAG GACGCCAAGCAATGAGCTTGCTGCGCTGGAGGCGTCCGCCAACGTCATGAGGATCCTCTCTGAGAGCGTTCCCGTAAGCCATCCAGCCCAAGAGGTTCTGGGATCCAAGCCGAGCACCTCCCTGCCAATTTCTGTGCCCACCACCTCAGACACCTACGCCACCCTGACCAGTGTGGTGGCGGACACTTACGACAAACAGGAGCTCAACATCATCTTTGACTCCCTGCTGCAGAAGTGGCCTGAGCCCGGTGCTTTCCCTGACCCCAGCACTGAG ACTCTTCCCTACAGCGATCCCTTCCCCGAGGAGCAGCCCAGCCCTGTCTACTCAGGCTCCTACACCGGCTCCCCACAAGAGAGATTCAGGAGTGAGTTTCAGTTTTCCCTGGGAGCTCCTGTGGCTTCTCCTTACAAGTCCAGCGAGCTGCCCATGGTCTACCTGAACAAGGGCCAGTTCTACCCCATCACTCTCCAGGGAGTGGACAGCAGTGCCTGCCTCGGTGTCACTAAAGTCAAG ACGGTCGTGATGGCTGTGTTCGAGAACGACAAGAGCCCAGAAATGCAGCTCCGCTTTTGGAATCACTGGCACGCACGTCAGCCAACCGCCAAGCAGAGGGTCATTGACATCG CGGACTACAAAGAAGTCTTCAGCGGCATTAGCAACATAGAGGAGGTGGCCTTCAACGCTCTCTCCTTTGTTTGGAACCCCAGTGAAGAGGccaag GTGTACATTGGCATCAACTCCCTGAGCACAGACTTCTCCGCTCAGAAGGGAGTGAAGGGCCTGCCTCTAAACCTACAGATCGACACTTACGACTTCAGCTCGGGAACCAACCAGCTCCTACACAGAGCCGCTTGCCAGGTCAAGATTTTCTGCGATAAG GGTGCAGAGAGGAAGATGCGTGacgaggagaggaagagaagcaaGAGGAGGGGAAAGGCTGATGCTAACA CCAACAAATCTTTAGTGAGCAGCTCCATGGGCAGCGACAGCACCTTCTTTCAAACCCTGGATGACCACGTCACCCAGCCGGTCCTCTTTATCCCAGAAACACACATCAACAGCTTACAGCGCATG GCCCCTCCCATGGACGAGACTGACAG GAGTTCTATGAAGAGATTGTATCCAGACAGAGACCAGAACAGCTCTCCACCCAGCAAGCTAGCCCGCAGAGAAGACCCACAAAGAG TTCTTCTGTACGTAAGGACACCCGCTGAAGAGGTCTTTGATGCACTCATGCTCAACGCGCCAACGCTGTCAGGCCTACGGGAAGCT GTTTCAGAAAAGTACGGTGTGCAAAAAGACACCATTGGGAAGATCTACAAAAAATGCAAACGAGG GATTTTCGTCAACATGGACGACAACATCATCGAACACTACACCAACCAGTCGGCCTTCCTCATCGAGATGTCCGAGGTCGTCGGCGGTCAGTTCCAGGTCACCCTCATCGAAGTATGA